aaaattttgaacgcagatctaaaagtttaaagtccgatcgatatgtccacgcgagtggcctcgttaaggccgtttgggtgcacagcttaaagggacgagatgggttgcatcccgtcaagaataCCCCTAGACTGACAGTCGaaagacgttgaaggtgtagtgctgtgctgaaatacagatcttgagaagccggatccgtctgaacgagagagagtatcagactagggtatagtccagtcgtcatggtttggtatagtggtgcggacgggccccgactccggaggatacgagatggtattactataaagcaaggtaaagtctagaaaaagagtagtaggggccgaccccgcttcctatttcttcttagagtggggcggtcaatcttccagtgctgctaggacaggttcggacatgtagagactaaacgcgaacaaccgtggcgtcctgcagaatggccgtcatacgagtcacgaaaaaaaacaagtcgacagtcagacggagaaatgacgtggaggcaaggaatctcgctaaaaaagaatccaacctggtggtgcaggctgtcgaaacgagaagcgttccagcgttcaatcagttccaatggccgcatacatcccagtacaaaacttcatttcgctgacaaaaacaacgaaatgaaggacccccaagtcgagcacacgaaagcacgtgcagtgtgcacacgcgaaacaaacacgtcttaccgcgtggagctccagactgggaatcccGAATTTTGGAAAAACAATTagtgaattttttgtttttgtttttgtttttttgtttttttaattaaaaagtgAACTAGCCAAAAATAAAACGGAATTGACTGCttggtcgaatatttatataatttagagcattttagaaggagtCCAAAAATAAACGAAGGAAAGAGAGGATCGGATTATTTAATTACATAGCAAAAaacgtaattttgacataacattttgaacgaaggtctaaaagtccACGtgtgtggcctcgttaaggccgttaaggtgcacagcttgtagggacgagatgagctgcatcccgtcaagaaaacctctggagtgacagtcattagatgtggaaggtgtagtgctgtgctgaaatgcagatcttgagaagctgTATCCGTCTGAAGAAGAgaatatcagactagggtatagtccagtcgtcatggttggtatagtggtgcggacgggtcCGGCTCCGGATGATACCAATATGAaccaaagtaaagtctagaaaagagtagtaggggtcgACTGAAATATATATACCGAAATAGGCCAGCAGAACaaggacattaaaaaaaagtaaataatgaatgaatgtttaacgacaccccagcacgaaaaaagtaaataaataaacaatgtggAATAAAGTTGCAAACGGTTACCGGAAACTGGTGCTTAGTATTTCGAGCTGCAGACAGCTAGGGCCCCGATCCTCAAACTTATTGTAGCTAAAGTTGATTGTAGCGACTTACGGTGAGGTTTACAACCGTTCCACAAaccaaccttacggtagtcgaAAGTAATAATACCTTAAATAATACGTTAGTTAGAGACTATTGGGAAAATCTCGGATGCATTCGTAGGTGTAAGAAAGCCACGAGTAACACCCTCACTCTCTCTGtccgtctcccccccccccccccccccgtctgtctgtccatgtgtgtgtgttccccttctctctctctctctctctctctctctctctctctctctctctctctctctctccctctccctctctctcaccctctctctctcaccctctctctctctcaccctctctctctctctcaccctctctcaccctctctctctctctctctctctctctctctctcaccctctctctcaccctctctctctctctctcaccctctctctCACCCATTAAACATTAGGATCGACCTTGGACAGACGACGGCCCACATAATTATTTAGGTGTGTTCAAgatagcgtgtttgaaccttaactggatataaacaggacaataaagttaaaatgaacGAGTATATCATTAATGATGTCATGATTTGTCACCATTAGTTCAATAACGACTCCAAACTGGACGGAAATGTTAGGTTAAACATTAGGTAGTCCAGATGATATATACGTTTGAGTTTAATTAAATGTTCCCGTGGTATTTGTCTGTAATAACGCTCCAGCATGGTCTTGCTTTCTTCATATGTGTGGTCGTCACCTCTGTGTGGGTATTGCACTAGCTTGGACACACCGAGTTCTTCCAAGACCTCCCGTGAATCGGAATCCATGCTATCCATGTGGCCCACAAAGTGGTACTTGATAGAACACGGTAGACACAACATAGACATCAACGCCCAGTGCTCGTTGAAAGAATACACGGACGAGTCGACAATGTAATGGACGAACTCATGAAACTTCACGCCCAGGCCTGTTTTTAACGATTTCTTATCTGGTGCTTGTCTGTAAGTCTTTATTATCTGTTTACCAACCCCTGACCACGCAAAACGATTTCTCCTCACGAACTTGTCATTGTAGGCGGACACAATTCTCTCAAACGGGTCCCTAACGAACATGAACTTGTAGTAGGTGTTCAGTCTGTATTCTCTCTTCACCTCGGAGAGAGTAGCCAGGTACGACAGATACTTGTAGTATTTACCGTGCACGCTTGGCAGACTGAACTCCAAGGGGTCGGTGATTTTCACATTGCCGGACAGCACGAGCAGAATGCGTCTCCAGTTCGTTACCCCGACTTTCGGCACAGGACAGAATATGAACTTGTATTTGTCATTAAAAATCATTCGAGAAGACCTGAAAAACATCTTTGTTTTGAGGTTTTTCGCACATGATGACCGACAGTATTCTGAAGGTGTTTCAAAATACTCTGACTTCATTGCTGCTTCAcactgaaatgaaaacaaaattgacttatttatttctatcattTGGTGATAGAAAAAGAGGCAAGGAAGAGGCACAGTAGAAGgaataaaatgtttgtcctTGCATAAATCGGTTTGGTCAAGACCCTTTCTCAAAAACATCCAAGTGGACAGGCACCTGTAAAGCGGCTCTCACATATCAGCCGTCCACGCGATTTTTCTAATCGCAAGAGTCGCCGGGGATTCATAGCCCGTGGATGAATCGGGCAAATGTCATGTCTGCAACGTGTGCCCTCACATATTAGACGGGGCCCGGGTGGTGCTCTTTGAACATTGGATCGCAGTGGAGACAGTGCGGCCGCTAGATAATCTGGGGGTACTAATGGCAAGTTTCGGAATGCTTGTGGAGTTCCGCGTCGCGTACactgggtcacgggcgaccgtgactttggtttACGGCGACGTGGACTCCAGGAAGAAGTCGAGGAAGGAACGTGCGCCAAGGGCGGCTCAGGAGGGACCAAAGCTGTCGGCTCAACTGTCAGCGGCGGTCCCGTTTGCGTCACCGCCCCCCACTACAACTTCGCCGAAGAGGACGACGACGCCACCAGCGGAGACCACCTTGGACGCTACTGAACACAGCCATGGCTCAGTCGCCACCATCGCCTCCTGCGTCGACTTCTCACGCCTGCTCCGGTGCAGCAGTCAATTTTaccgaccgctcccgttgagcaGCCAACGTACCCGAAACTGACCACCGGACCCCTCATCAGCTCGCCGTAGGCGTCAACCTTTCTcgggacatatagatcggactttaaacttttagacctcctttcaaaattttatgtcgaaattactccttttttatattattaaatagtccgatcctctcttctttctcttatttatttttggactgtccttctaaaatgctccaaattatataaatattcggccgagcagtctactaacttttttactaattgctatttttaaaattctgcccattttcaacagtACCCCGGGCCTCCCCACGCCCTCCCAACGCgatcggtgacctgactcgggatgagcGTGTTCGAAGCCCTGGTGGTGCAcgaacacgttaaactagttatctatccatctaatttctttttgaccgcccgatctaatctagcgaccaaatttaatgagtagaatttttttttattaattagagatgcgcatcaacattttaaaggcccactatttaatttactggctatccagagacaggccccaggacagacatgctcgaaactctagtggtatatcagcatgaaaaaattaataaagcaAAGCAAGCCAAATTTAGGGACTATATATACTCCAGGGCCCAAATCTTGGGGTGGCAGTTGGGACCCGCGTGGGGGCCGTTTAGAAGCCACCGGAGGGGTCGGTCGGGTCCTGCGGGGCGACCGGCCGATGTTGTACAAATCGCCCGGGATCCTTGAGGGGGCCGTGTGGGCCCCGTGAAAATTCCACGGCGCCCGGCGGatttttttccaataattttctTCAAAATCTTCAGGAGACCGCCAGATCACCGGTCGGTTTTCGGCAGGCCACCGGGCGGGGCCCTAGCGACATGTCTACGGGATTGCCACGACCTAAAATCGCAGATTTGGGAGTCAGATTTTCACGCCCGCGGGGTTCGGGCGATCCCTAAAAATCGCAGAGGAACCTGTAGAAATCGGGCAGTATCCGCGAAAATGCCCTTTTTGGCCTGTTTTAGGAGTTGCGCGGGCGCCGCGACCGATATGTGAGGGCCGCTTTAATGTGGACGTCGAGAATGAAAATCAAGATTAGGCGTCACTaccattatttatataaatatcacatcacAGGTTATACCATCCATCGATTTACCCGCATCAGTTAACATCTGAAGGTCTTAAATTAGTTTCATACCTCGATCTATGCAAAGAGATTCAAAGTGATACTGATCTTAAAGCTAAGCTGTATGACAAAAGGAATCTCTTCAACTTTCAATAGTTAAGTTATATATCACAATTTCCAAGAtatcttaaaggtagggtcaactcaaacaagagccttagtgttggaaagatgcatacccagaccaccaacacatactgacactttagcaaataaaaaacgcgtaattttagagttaataaaaaaaccatgattattcctgctaactgtgggcagccattttgtttcatttttgtgacgtctggtgggatagcttggggcgaagtgacttcagctcctgaccatctcctgtatgtacagtataaacaaaagcagtaattttcgacaaggcgcttctctttaatcaacctgacttgtaaaacagc
The sequence above is drawn from the Gigantopelta aegis isolate Gae_Host chromosome 6, Gae_host_genome, whole genome shotgun sequence genome and encodes:
- the LOC121375804 gene encoding carbohydrate sulfotransferase 9-like, with the protein product MKKKAMFQALLLSATVSFTTFIISYHWLSRNEVLITRNISRTDEYTNKSEENPTKSQCEAAMKSEYFETPSEYCRSSCAKNLKTKMFFRSSRMIFNDKYKFIFCPVPKVGVTNWRRILLVLSGNVKITDPLEFSLPSVHGKYYKYLSYLATLSEVKREYRLNTYYKFMFVRDPFERIVSAYNDKFVRRNRFAWSGVGKQIIKTYRQAPDKKSLKTGLGVKFHEFVHYIVDSSVYSFNEHWALMSMLCLPCSIKYHFVGHMDSMDSDSREVLEELGVSKLVQYPHRGDDHTYEESKTMLERYYRQIPREHLIKLKRIYHLDYLMFNLTFPSSLESLLN